A region of the Candidatus Binataceae bacterium genome:
GATGGTGCGATAGGGGTCCGTCACCAACGCCTCATAGCGCACAGTGGCGACGTCGTGCGCCGGCAGCCGGTCCAGCTCTTCCCCCATGGTGCGATCCAGGTCCAATCCGATCTTCAATAACTCGTCGATCAGAACCTCGCGCGCCGGCGGCGGGGACAGCGCGTAGCGCTGCCACATGCTCTCCCACAAGCGTAAGGTCGAGGCAAAAACGGCCCCCGGCTCGCGCACGATTCGCACAAACCGTGCGCCCTCGAATAGGCGGCGCAAGCGGGCGATGCGAAAGGAGTGGGGAGGCGATTTCAGCAGCAGTTGCCGATGCGCCCCACCGGCGTAGGCGATGGCTTTGAGAATCCAAGTCATGGTCTGGTCCCAACGACGGGCTTGCGCCGGTTTGAATCGCCCTGGGTCGCTGAGCTCGGCCACCTGGGACAGTGCGGCGGGAAATAAAAATGCCTCGTAGGGTGAGAGCGCGCCCAGGCACAGGAGCGCGAACTCTTCTTCCTGCGGCGAGTCGGGTCTGACCTCGATATCCCCGGTGGGACGAAGCATGCCGCGGGCGGAGCTGGCCGCGGCGTGCCGAGTCAACAGGAAATGCTGAGGATTGAAGC
Encoded here:
- a CDS encoding sulfotransferase, with the protein product MSAESWSRPLLNFDLRAWRGLRRRNPSSLGWQLELRCYVAGGMLSALGAIQQALYRGALQKLELRPPLFLVGHWRSGTTLLHELLALDSNFLTPSTYACFNPQHFLLTRHAAASSARGMLRPTGDIEVRPDSPQEEEFALLCLGALSPYEAFLFPAALSQVAELSDPGRFKPAQARRWDQTMTWILKAIAYAGGAHRQLLLKSPPHSFRIARLRRLFEGARFVRIVREPGAVFASTLRLWESMWQRYALSPPPAREVLIDELLKIGLDLDRTMGEELDRLPAHDVATVRYEALVTDPYRTIGALYAQLRLKEPAGLRPRIEAYLLRHPTPARLAQSSDHPPWRARVESEWAALYERYQYGRA